A region of Oncorhynchus masou masou isolate Uvic2021 chromosome 29, UVic_Omas_1.1, whole genome shotgun sequence DNA encodes the following proteins:
- the LOC135520466 gene encoding NF-kappa-B inhibitor delta-like yields the protein MHWQKSPKEKLCYTLPTVKKLLEQKRKRETSSTATTSTGVPTATVLSQQVSTPEKSTSTGVASSYSDMAVGYERWGPMDEHQAVLAIQEGPFSPMGNNYFSSPSSSMDYSHTLAYSSQMVSSYNTQQMQDYPDTRMPQHYTECPVTEAVSSLVPSGPLQSAVFSWSSGALGPTEPVQQVFSGQMDVTKLEEARMFLRGMDYSRTTWQDDDGDTILHIYTAKGLREYAFAAAERLAELGRLDSKEHKGKTALLVAVTANHPEIVQDLLSLGADINACDVKGQTALHLAATYGFPRVMQVILSIGPGVNLEARNFEGLTPLHCAAISHSGTLKTLSSLSSTGLGDASLHALAEEKLSWLQMLLNTGASLTSQEIKSNKTVLHLAVKEGNIQLVRHLLKTPLDNMRDFVNMKAHGHTALHMAAGLHGSPHQEEMLRLLLSRGADPSIRNLENDQPAHLLQSGPHGEQLKLILKKRSASSRRRVMSLQDQE from the exons ATGCACTGGCAGAAAT CACCGAAGGAGAAGCTGTGTTACACTCTTCCCACAGTGAAGAAACTCCTGgagcagaagaggaagagggaaacCTCCTCGACGGCAACAACCAGTACCGGCGTCCCCACTGCCACCGTCCTCTCCCAACAGGTGTCAACACCAGAGAAGTCTACCTCAACAG GTGTAGCCAGCAGCTACTCAGACATGGCAGTGGGGTATGAGAGATGGGGTCCTATGGATGAGCACCAAGCCGTCTTGGCCATACAGGAAGGTCCATTCTCCCCTATGGGGAACAATTACTTCTCCAGCCCATCCTCCTCAATGGACTACAGCCATACTCTTGCCTACAGCTCTCAGATGGTCTCCAGCTACAACACACAGCAGATGCAGGACTACCCAGACACCAGGATGCCTCAGCATTAT ACGGAGTGTCCAGTGACCGAGGCTGTGTCTAGTTTGGTTCCTTCTGGGCCCCTGCAGTCTGCTGTCTTCTCCTGGTCGTCGGGGGCCCTGGGCCCCACAGAACCTGTCCAGCAGGTGTTTAGTGGCCAGATGGATGTCACTAAGCTGGAGGAAGCCAGGATGTTCCTCAGAGGGATGGACTACAGCAGAACCACCTGGCAGGATGATGACGGAGAcac gATTCTGCATATCTATACAGCCAAGGGCCTGAGGGAGTATGCATTCGCTGCAGCAGAGAGGCTTGCTGAGCTGGGCAGGCTAGACTCCAAGGAACACAAGGGGAAG ACTGCTTTGCTGGTGGCGGTGACTGCTAACCATCCGGAAATCGTCCAGGATCTGTTGTCTTTAGGGGCGGATATAAATGCCTGTGATGTCAAAGGTCAAACAGCACTTCATCTTGCTGCCACCTATGGCTTCCCCAGGGTTATGCAG GTTATTCTCTCAATTGGGCCTGGAGTGAACCTGGAGGCTCGCAATTTTGAAG GTCTGACTCCTCTGCACTGTGCAGCCATCTCCCACAGTGGCACCCTGaagactctctcctccctctcctccaccggGCTGGGTGATGCCAGCCTCCATGCCCTGGCAGAGGAGAAGCTCTCCTGGCTGCAGATGCTACTTAACACCGGAGCCTCCCTGACCAGCCAG GAAATCAAAAGTAACAAGACTGTTCTTCACCTGGCTGTGAAGGAGGGGAACATCCAGCTGGTTCGCCATCTGCTGAAAACACCCCTGGACAACATGAGGGACTTTGTCAACATGAAG GCCCATGGTCATACCGCACTGCACATGGCTGCTGGTCTCCATGGCAGCCCACACCAGGAGGAGATGCTGAGGCTGCTGCTGAGTAGAGGGGCCGACCCCAGCATCCGCAACCTGGAGAACGACCAGCCTGCACACCTGCTGCAGAGTGGACCCCACGGGGAACAG CTCAAGCTCATCCTGAAGAAGCGAAGTGCTTCCTCTCGTCGACGTGTAATGTCCTTACAGGACCAAGAGTGA
- the LOC135520467 gene encoding FXYD domain-containing ion transport regulator 6-like isoform X3 codes for MDLSLLVAFCSCVPPALGSGFGREMPGSSIGRDMPASTMVEKDYDSAFHYDYESLRIGGLIFAVVLFVMGIVLIVSQKCPCKSSPKSRPSGVPEAEAGVVTGPQ; via the exons ATGGATCTCTCTCTGTTGGTAGCATTCTGCTCCTGTGTTCCTCCTGCTTTGG GGTCAGGATTTGGCAGGGAGATGCCAG GGTCATCTATAGGCAGGGACATGCCAG CATCGACGATGGTTGAAAAGG ACTATGACTCTGCATTTCACTACG ACTATGAATCTCTGAGGATCGGTGGACTGATCTTCGCTGTGGTACTGTTTGTCATGGGCATTGTCCTAATCGTCA gccagAAATGCCCATGCAAATCCAGTCCGAAGTCACG GCCTTCTGGGGTACCTGAGGCAGAGGCAGGGGTTGTGACAG GTCCCCAGTGA
- the LOC135520467 gene encoding FXYD domain-containing ion transport regulator 6-like isoform X2, producing MDLSLLVAFCSCVPPALASTMVEKDYDSAFHYDYESLRIGGLIFAVVLFVMGIVLIVSQKCPCKSSPKSRVYSSDVMIPHQKCPLNLWAEVFGLQPLTEFIAFWGT from the exons ATGGATCTCTCTCTGTTGGTAGCATTCTGCTCCTGTGTTCCTCCTGCTTTGG CATCGACGATGGTTGAAAAGG ACTATGACTCTGCATTTCACTACG ACTATGAATCTCTGAGGATCGGTGGACTGATCTTCGCTGTGGTACTGTTTGTCATGGGCATTGTCCTAATCGTCA gccagAAATGCCCATGCAAATCCAGTCCGAAGTCACG tgtatactcgtcagacgtcatgatacctcatcagaagtgtccacttaatttgtgGGCTGAAGTGTTTGGACTGCAACCCTTGACTGAGTTCATT GCCTTCTGGGGTACCTGA
- the LOC135520467 gene encoding FXYD domain-containing ion transport regulator 6-like isoform X1, whose amino-acid sequence MDLSLLVAFCSCVPPALGSGFGREMPASTMVEKDYDSAFHYDYESLRIGGLIFAVVLFVMGIVLIVSQKCPCKSSPKSRVYSSDVMIPHQKCPLNLWAEVFGLQPLTEFIAFWGT is encoded by the exons ATGGATCTCTCTCTGTTGGTAGCATTCTGCTCCTGTGTTCCTCCTGCTTTGG GGTCAGGATTTGGCAGGGAGATGCCAG CATCGACGATGGTTGAAAAGG ACTATGACTCTGCATTTCACTACG ACTATGAATCTCTGAGGATCGGTGGACTGATCTTCGCTGTGGTACTGTTTGTCATGGGCATTGTCCTAATCGTCA gccagAAATGCCCATGCAAATCCAGTCCGAAGTCACG tgtatactcgtcagacgtcatgatacctcatcagaagtgtccacttaatttgtgGGCTGAAGTGTTTGGACTGCAACCCTTGACTGAGTTCATT GCCTTCTGGGGTACCTGA